A window of the Bacteriovorax sp. PP10 genome harbors these coding sequences:
- a CDS encoding OmpA family protein, producing the protein MAAVVSDSLFSVSQSFFSPDILQKISTEINQPIEKTKAGLKSVIPTLLMGIVNKGSTPEGAETLVNMASRHTTPMNVSADSDTLKEGNEFLTGIFGNNLSNTVSSLGVTTGMNTGSISKMLGMAAPLVMGAIGSKIKNEKMSASGLMNFLGQQKSSLMALIPSGLGGLTGMQNRTSETSVWPKVVLLGLVVAAVIWLLNTFAFKRPAPLVMKSPTTSLPAAVSPNSIQSIGSLQAFMNSTAAAGTLKRFRFEHLNFQTGTTTLMNGAENELNQIAFTMKTFPNATARIEGFTDNTGNEAVNQTISTKRAQAVKNELVSRGVRADRILAVGMGQRNPIASNDTAQGRAENRRIEFVVKK; encoded by the coding sequence ATGGCCGCAGTAGTAAGTGATAGTCTCTTTAGCGTTTCGCAAAGTTTTTTTTCACCAGACATCTTACAAAAAATCAGCACAGAAATTAATCAGCCAATTGAAAAAACTAAAGCAGGGCTTAAGTCAGTTATTCCTACATTATTGATGGGGATTGTTAATAAAGGGTCGACTCCTGAAGGAGCAGAGACTTTAGTAAATATGGCAAGCAGGCATACAACACCGATGAATGTTTCAGCAGACTCTGACACTTTGAAAGAAGGAAATGAATTCTTGACAGGAATTTTTGGAAACAATTTATCTAATACGGTTTCAAGTCTGGGGGTGACGACAGGAATGAATACTGGGAGCATTTCTAAAATGCTGGGAATGGCAGCTCCGTTGGTGATGGGCGCGATTGGCTCAAAAATAAAAAATGAAAAGATGAGTGCCTCTGGTTTGATGAATTTTTTAGGGCAACAAAAATCTTCTTTAATGGCGCTAATACCAAGTGGACTTGGTGGATTGACTGGAATGCAAAATAGAACGTCAGAGACAAGTGTATGGCCTAAGGTTGTATTGCTTGGGCTGGTCGTTGCAGCAGTTATTTGGTTGCTTAATACTTTTGCATTTAAGAGACCTGCTCCATTGGTTATGAAGAGTCCAACGACGTCTCTACCGGCCGCAGTAAGTCCAAATTCAATTCAGAGTATTGGGTCACTTCAGGCCTTTATGAATTCAACTGCTGCTGCGGGAACATTGAAACGTTTTCGTTTTGAGCATTTAAATTTTCAAACAGGAACGACGACCTTAATGAATGGAGCGGAAAATGAGTTGAATCAAATTGCTTTTACGATGAAAACTTTTCCGAACGCAACCGCGAGAATTGAAGGCTTTACTGATAACACAGGAAATGAAGCTGTAAACCAGACCATTTCTACAAAGAGAGCACAGGCCGTTAAAAATGAACTTGTGTCCCGTGGGGTAAGAGCTGATCGTATCCTTGCAGTGGGGATGGGACAACGTAATCCTATCGCGAGTAACGATACAGCACAGGGAAGAGCAGAGAATCGTCGAATTGAGTTTGTTGTGAAAAAATAA
- a CDS encoding chemotaxis protein CheX: MTHKIGIVTKNLNFFNLLNKQRRSDQNYEMELVKSMDSFTQIQNMGKVISSFIFDSSHTTEDIIKFGKYIQNSKRHHGALIFLAFDNFEMFQAITVDDAFSNAKIINMPATASDIYLKLITDTAQLDNKANQKSKTEGAISSASFLNIFIEATMSTVKEMATCEEITHSTPSLLDYEKMESGIAIRGKLAITSPYFTGSFFISFPEQTYLKLCTKVLYEEVTKIDKDNEDLVSELCNIVYGKSKVLIAKLDMKMGMVIPTYNRDAKIKSNSSVLVVKFATEMGDFYVKVAPGLI, encoded by the coding sequence ATGACTCACAAAATAGGTATTGTTACAAAAAATTTGAACTTCTTTAACCTGCTTAATAAACAACGAAGATCAGATCAAAATTATGAAATGGAATTAGTGAAGTCGATGGATTCGTTTACTCAAATCCAGAATATGGGGAAGGTTATCTCTAGTTTTATTTTCGATAGTTCTCACACCACAGAAGATATTATAAAGTTCGGAAAATATATTCAGAACTCTAAACGCCATCATGGGGCCTTGATCTTTTTAGCTTTTGATAATTTTGAAATGTTTCAGGCCATCACAGTAGATGATGCTTTTTCTAATGCTAAAATTATCAACATGCCAGCAACTGCTTCTGATATCTATTTAAAGCTTATTACCGATACAGCTCAGCTGGACAATAAGGCCAATCAAAAAAGTAAGACTGAAGGGGCGATTAGTAGCGCTAGCTTCTTAAATATTTTTATTGAAGCGACTATGAGTACAGTGAAAGAGATGGCCACATGTGAAGAGATCACTCATTCAACTCCGAGTTTACTTGATTATGAGAAAATGGAGAGTGGCATTGCGATTAGAGGGAAGCTTGCGATTACATCTCCTTATTTTACGGGAAGCTTTTTTATTTCGTTTCCAGAGCAGACTTATTTAAAGTTGTGTACGAAAGTTCTTTATGAAGAAGTGACGAAGATTGATAAAGATAACGAAGATTTAGTTTCGGAGTTATGTAATATCGTTTACGGGAAGAGCAAAGTTTTGATTGCTAAGCTTGATATGAAGATGGGGATGGTCATTCCTACTTATAATCGTGATGCAAAAATTAAATCTAATTCAAGTGTACTCGTTGTGAAGTTTGCTACAGAGATGGGGGATTTTTATGTTAAAGTTGCTCCGGGATTGATTTAA
- a CDS encoding sensor histidine kinase, which translates to MDSEANALELRDFFLQAPMPFAVLNGPDHQFTFANSAYEKFVERAVVGKTIKDLFAYDEVKDYLPLLDKVYATGISFIGNEMPFFIKDGLDANKRLWINVAYHAFREACGKIKGIIVFITDVTDIVNAKHTIQKSENQFRLLSNALPNMVWMANPDGKIDWYSDVWYKYTGHKKNSISNEISLVIHPDDILLSTEKWNKAIKKQVSFKKEIRLKKFSTGEYRWHLCLGIPVKDENGIILRWIGSYTDIHDQKINVQNLEQERDLKEVFVSTLSHDLRTPLTVAKLSAQMIAKVLLDEPALLKSAKRISSNMDRADKMIQDLLDTSLIKAGGKLPLKIKECSLNALLKAIIEDLSSVYGDRFKINSTEQINGFWDPVGLRRVFENILMNAVKYGRDEGPIKVTANCLNQNVEIKIHNEGDQINPNELSLLFTRFKRTEDSHSGHQKGWGLGLTLVKGLTEAHGGSIHAISLKDGGTTFTVSLPLDSQKYGLRYDEKNG; encoded by the coding sequence ATGGACAGTGAAGCAAATGCTTTAGAGTTGAGAGATTTTTTTCTCCAGGCCCCCATGCCTTTTGCTGTCTTGAATGGGCCTGATCATCAATTCACTTTCGCGAATAGTGCTTATGAAAAATTTGTTGAAAGAGCTGTCGTAGGGAAAACAATTAAAGATCTTTTCGCTTATGATGAAGTTAAGGATTATTTACCTCTCCTGGATAAAGTCTATGCAACAGGTATCTCTTTCATTGGTAACGAGATGCCATTTTTTATTAAAGATGGCCTTGATGCAAATAAAAGACTCTGGATCAATGTGGCCTACCACGCTTTTCGTGAAGCTTGTGGAAAGATAAAAGGTATTATCGTTTTTATTACTGACGTGACAGATATCGTGAACGCTAAACACACTATTCAAAAAAGCGAGAATCAATTTAGATTATTATCGAATGCTCTCCCCAATATGGTTTGGATGGCAAATCCCGATGGAAAAATAGATTGGTATAGTGACGTTTGGTATAAATATACAGGACATAAAAAAAATTCAATAAGTAATGAGATCTCACTTGTTATTCATCCTGATGATATTCTGCTTTCCACTGAAAAATGGAATAAAGCGATAAAAAAACAAGTGAGCTTTAAAAAAGAAATTAGGCTAAAGAAGTTTTCGACCGGTGAATACCGTTGGCATTTATGTCTGGGGATCCCTGTCAAAGATGAAAATGGAATTATTTTAAGATGGATTGGATCTTATACTGATATTCATGATCAGAAAATCAATGTTCAAAATTTAGAACAGGAACGAGACTTGAAAGAGGTTTTTGTTTCTACACTTTCACATGATTTAAGAACACCTTTAACTGTTGCTAAGTTGAGCGCTCAGATGATTGCCAAGGTTCTTTTAGATGAACCCGCATTACTTAAATCTGCCAAGCGTATATCCAGCAATATGGATAGAGCAGATAAAATGATTCAGGACTTGCTCGATACAAGTTTAATAAAAGCAGGCGGAAAACTTCCTCTTAAAATTAAAGAATGCTCTTTAAATGCTTTGCTAAAAGCTATTATTGAAGATCTTAGTAGCGTTTATGGAGATCGTTTTAAGATTAATTCCACTGAACAAATTAATGGTTTTTGGGATCCGGTTGGATTACGAAGAGTTTTCGAAAATATTCTTATGAATGCGGTCAAATATGGAAGAGATGAGGGGCCTATTAAGGTTACAGCTAATTGCTTAAATCAAAATGTAGAGATTAAAATTCATAATGAGGGCGATCAAATCAACCCTAATGAGCTGAGTTTACTATTCACTCGTTTTAAAAGGACCGAGGACTCACATTCTGGGCACCAAAAAGGTTGGGGACTTGGATTAACGCTGGTCAAAGGTCTAACTGAAGCGCATGGTGGATCTATACATGCGATAAGCTTGAAAGATGGAGGGACAACGTTTACCGTTTCCTTGCCGCTTGACTCACAAAAATATGGACTAAGATATGATGAAAAAAATGGATAG
- a CDS encoding ATPase domain-containing protein, protein MMKKMDRDLFISGVHGLDQILGGGFLKGRLYLIEGVPGTGKTILGNQLVFNNAKMGNHSLFVTLLSESHGKMLDHIKSLNFYKEDLVGEYVSYLSGYTELSENGLNAFKKFLMKAIRASKVKLLVIDGFNSVRFFSKDEIEFSNFLHDLNTLAGATNCTIVIMNPSTNNPTPSEHALVDGVIELKKTDVGMRNVREIHVRKMRGMTHYEGRHELRISDEGLLVFPRIELLVALLKPFHPQLSNKKLSFGITYLDEMLKSGVFVGSMTSLFGPPGSGKTLIGMQFLHEGLTNGENCLYFGFYETRDQMLSKARGIGLDFDPYLESGKFRFEWFPPTEQLIDELFEKLVNIIEEHKTARVFVDGIEGFKLSAVFSDRLPRFVASLTIKLRALGVTAIFSEEARLPIVIKDYHSGEYSAAFENIIYLRYMETDFQVRRLINIYKVRSSDYDIAIHEFSICDKGIVVEKKSFKPVKNEVESVDGDE, encoded by the coding sequence ATGATGAAAAAAATGGATAGAGATTTGTTTATAAGCGGTGTCCATGGACTTGATCAAATTTTAGGTGGTGGTTTTCTAAAAGGAAGACTTTATCTTATCGAAGGTGTTCCAGGAACTGGAAAAACTATTCTTGGTAATCAATTAGTTTTTAATAATGCCAAAATGGGGAATCATTCTCTGTTTGTTACCTTATTATCTGAGTCTCATGGCAAAATGTTAGACCATATTAAATCGCTAAATTTTTATAAAGAAGATTTAGTAGGAGAGTATGTCTCTTATTTAAGTGGTTACACTGAACTCTCAGAAAATGGTCTGAACGCATTTAAAAAATTTCTTATGAAGGCGATCCGCGCTAGTAAAGTTAAACTTCTGGTTATAGATGGATTTAACTCCGTTCGATTTTTTTCAAAAGATGAAATTGAATTTTCAAACTTCCTTCATGATCTAAACACACTTGCTGGCGCAACTAATTGCACTATTGTCATTATGAATCCTTCAACTAATAATCCTACACCTTCAGAGCACGCTCTTGTTGATGGAGTTATCGAGTTAAAGAAGACTGATGTTGGAATGAGAAATGTCAGAGAGATTCACGTTCGTAAAATGAGAGGGATGACTCATTATGAAGGTCGTCATGAACTACGTATCTCGGATGAAGGACTTTTAGTTTTTCCTCGAATAGAACTTTTAGTGGCCCTGTTAAAACCTTTTCACCCTCAGCTCTCAAATAAAAAATTATCTTTTGGAATAACATATTTAGATGAAATGCTAAAAAGTGGAGTCTTTGTCGGCTCTATGACTTCTTTATTCGGCCCCCCTGGGTCAGGAAAAACTCTTATCGGAATGCAGTTCTTACATGAAGGACTGACGAATGGAGAAAATTGTCTGTATTTTGGTTTTTATGAAACCAGAGATCAGATGCTTTCTAAGGCCCGTGGTATTGGTCTCGATTTTGATCCCTATCTTGAATCTGGAAAATTTCGATTTGAATGGTTTCCACCAACAGAGCAATTAATTGATGAGTTGTTTGAAAAATTAGTCAATATTATTGAAGAGCATAAAACTGCGCGCGTTTTTGTCGATGGAATTGAAGGCTTTAAATTGTCAGCAGTTTTCTCTGATCGTCTTCCCAGATTTGTGGCCTCGTTGACTATTAAGCTACGTGCCCTTGGGGTGACAGCTATTTTTAGTGAAGAAGCAAGGCTGCCAATCGTTATTAAAGATTATCACTCAGGTGAGTACTCTGCTGCATTTGAAAACATTATTTATCTTAGATATATGGAAACAGATTTTCAGGTTAGACGACTTATTAATATTTATAAAGTCCGCTCTAGTGACTATGATATTGCTATTCATGAATTCAGTATTTGTGACAAAGGTATTGTTGTAGAGAAAAAATCTTTTAAACCAGTTAAAAATGAAGTTGAATCAGTGGATGGTGATGAATGA
- a CDS encoding response regulator, giving the protein MSHKILVVDDEKDILVTFQDLLEMEGYKVICAHNARTALALFHELKPDIIITDMMMPGMNGMDLIQVIRKGDDHPHIPIILMSAMASILHYEKKGWDIFIKKPSDIDTILDSVRLLLGKSKSK; this is encoded by the coding sequence ATGAGCCATAAAATACTTGTCGTAGATGATGAGAAAGATATTCTTGTAACATTCCAGGATTTATTGGAAATGGAAGGATACAAAGTTATATGTGCCCACAATGCTCGTACAGCATTGGCGTTATTTCATGAATTAAAACCAGATATCATCATCACAGACATGATGATGCCAGGAATGAATGGAATGGATTTGATTCAGGTCATAAGAAAGGGAGATGATCATCCACATATTCCCATTATTTTAATGAGTGCCATGGCCTCTATTTTACATTATGAGAAAAAAGGATGGGACATCTTTATTAAGAAGCCATCAGACATTGATACAATTTTGGATTCAGTTCGACTATTGTTGGGAAAATCTAAATCCAAATAA
- a CDS encoding proline iminopeptidase-family hydrolase: MDNRSYQFHGDRMSYIKHKFGKTFYVLHKSKIKNKKTPIIFLHGGPGGTHNYFLPLKGLAKDRDVYMYDQIGGGESSAINEKLWTIDTFVEELSLLIKAWKLDSFILMGASWGTTLALEYFLEKEDPRIERIIFQSPLFSTKDWEKDAVGLIKKLPKNTQKVINYCHEIEATDSKVYKQAVFDYYLRHVLRDGKLLRKKSKKPNISGGKVYEYMWGPSEFKATGTLKTYERASKLKKLKMPVLLICGEHDEATPSTVKKYHKMIKQSEFCVIKKASHSIARENPKALIKAISDFISSEVH, from the coding sequence ATGGATAATAGATCTTATCAATTTCATGGAGATCGTATGTCTTACATTAAGCATAAATTCGGAAAAACTTTTTACGTTTTACATAAATCAAAAATTAAAAACAAAAAAACTCCCATCATTTTTCTTCATGGTGGTCCAGGCGGAACTCATAACTACTTTTTACCTTTGAAGGGCCTGGCAAAAGATCGTGATGTTTATATGTATGATCAAATCGGTGGCGGGGAAAGTTCTGCTATCAACGAGAAGTTGTGGACGATTGATACATTCGTAGAAGAGCTTTCACTTTTAATTAAAGCATGGAAGCTCGATAGTTTTATTTTAATGGGAGCTTCATGGGGGACAACTCTTGCACTTGAATATTTTTTAGAAAAAGAAGATCCGAGGATTGAAAGAATTATTTTTCAGTCACCCTTATTTTCAACAAAAGACTGGGAAAAGGATGCTGTTGGTTTAATTAAAAAATTACCTAAGAATACCCAGAAGGTTATTAACTACTGTCATGAGATCGAAGCTACCGACTCTAAGGTTTATAAGCAGGCCGTGTTTGACTATTACTTGAGACATGTTTTACGTGACGGAAAATTACTTCGTAAGAAAAGTAAGAAGCCAAATATAAGTGGTGGAAAAGTTTATGAGTATATGTGGGGGCCGTCGGAATTTAAAGCGACTGGTACTTTAAAAACTTATGAGAGAGCTTCCAAGTTAAAGAAATTGAAGATGCCCGTGCTACTTATCTGTGGTGAGCACGATGAGGCGACACCATCTACAGTAAAGAAATATCATAAGATGATTAAGCAATCAGAATTTTGTGTGATTAAAAAAGCATCACACTCGATTGCCAGAGAGAACCCCAAAGCACTAATAAAAGCGATTTCTGATTTTATTTCTTCTGAAGTTCACTAA
- a CDS encoding peroxiredoxin, with translation MKILKLIPLFLLISLSAFGSELRVGDPAKPFKLQTQEGKPFDLMSRKGMWTVLYFFPKAETPGCTKQACSFRDNIKKIRVLKAEVFGISTNSVKDQADFAKAHALNFTLLADEKGEVTTDYGSKLPLLNMSKRWTFIIGPDLTILDIAKDVDPITDAERVATKISELQKK, from the coding sequence ATGAAAATATTAAAACTCATTCCTCTCTTTCTTCTTATTTCTCTTTCAGCTTTTGGTTCAGAACTAAGAGTCGGCGATCCGGCAAAACCATTTAAGCTTCAGACTCAAGAAGGAAAACCATTCGATTTAATGTCAAGAAAAGGAATGTGGACTGTTCTCTACTTTTTCCCAAAAGCAGAAACACCAGGATGTACAAAACAAGCTTGTAGCTTCCGCGACAACATTAAAAAAATTCGTGTACTAAAAGCAGAAGTTTTCGGTATCAGTACGAACTCAGTAAAAGACCAGGCCGACTTTGCGAAAGCTCATGCCTTAAACTTTACATTACTTGCTGATGAAAAAGGTGAAGTGACAACTGATTACGGATCAAAGCTTCCTCTTCTGAATATGTCAAAAAGATGGACATTTATCATTGGGCCAGACTTAACGATTTTAGATATCGCTAAGGATGTTGACCCAATTACAGATGCTGAAAGAGTGGCCACTAAAATTAGTGAACTTCAGAAGAAATAA
- a CDS encoding response regulator — protein MENNFTVLVIDDEAPLENIYTNFLAKIGAKVTFCDHPQKGWHAIDKEKFDLIITDLRMPAITGDEFITIVRDSKLNAHTPIILCSAFINKLVLTEMSRESKVYFLNKPFDSKTLFELVTKATGLKETTSVENTALNESWLNSFAEKLSTVTGQPAKIEKINSFDLWNFESISITIFSQEAAGPLSVNLLMKTKTFLKIAGNIQGTQYKEIESENLSVWQQFFKGINQGVVKMTCSNVLSQKILLFPGQVPAFYKVTSAHEEILIYLN, from the coding sequence ATGGAAAATAATTTTACAGTATTAGTAATCGACGATGAAGCACCTCTAGAGAATATCTATACAAATTTTCTTGCCAAGATTGGTGCTAAGGTAACATTCTGTGATCACCCACAAAAAGGATGGCATGCCATTGATAAAGAGAAATTTGATCTCATTATCACTGACCTGAGAATGCCTGCGATAACCGGTGATGAGTTCATTACTATTGTCAGAGACTCAAAATTAAACGCCCACACTCCTATCATTCTATGTTCTGCTTTTATCAATAAGCTGGTTCTCACTGAAATGAGCAGAGAGAGTAAAGTTTATTTCCTCAATAAACCTTTTGATAGCAAGACACTTTTTGAATTAGTCACTAAGGCCACGGGTTTAAAAGAAACGACTTCAGTAGAAAACACGGCCCTTAATGAAAGTTGGCTTAATTCTTTTGCCGAGAAATTATCGACCGTCACTGGTCAGCCCGCAAAAATTGAAAAGATTAATTCTTTCGATTTATGGAATTTCGAATCAATAAGCATCACCATTTTTAGTCAGGAAGCGGCCGGCCCACTTTCGGTTAACCTTCTGATGAAAACTAAAACTTTTTTAAAGATCGCTGGAAACATTCAAGGAACTCAGTATAAAGAAATTGAGTCCGAGAACCTTTCTGTATGGCAGCAGTTTTTCAAAGGCATTAATCAAGGTGTCGTGAAGATGACTTGCTCAAACGTCTTGAGTCAAAAGATTCTTCTCTTCCCTGGCCAGGTTCCTGCATTCTATAAAGTCACATCGGCCCATGAAGAAATTTTAATTTATTTGAATTAG
- a CDS encoding GNAT family N-acetyltransferase codes for MSIKILPMTIQDMEDVSKVQKETFTQDLCEAHSVLLNRFEIFGQYFHVAKNGEELLGYMIAFPWKLGETPVNNQNFPKMLPTPDCFFIHDITLLPAARGTGLARAMIEKACETGRLLGFKTISLVAVAQSGNYWDKNNFLEYLDITPEKKNALIANYGQGSRLMSRVL; via the coding sequence ATGTCGATTAAAATACTTCCAATGACTATTCAAGATATGGAAGATGTTTCCAAAGTACAAAAAGAAACCTTCACGCAAGATCTATGCGAAGCTCACTCTGTACTGCTCAATCGCTTTGAAATATTTGGACAATACTTTCATGTGGCAAAAAATGGCGAAGAACTTCTTGGTTACATGATCGCGTTTCCCTGGAAGTTAGGAGAAACTCCGGTCAACAATCAAAACTTCCCTAAAATGCTTCCAACTCCTGATTGTTTTTTTATTCATGACATCACTCTGCTTCCAGCAGCACGAGGAACTGGACTTGCCCGTGCCATGATCGAGAAGGCCTGCGAGACAGGAAGACTTCTAGGATTTAAAACAATCTCTTTGGTGGCCGTTGCTCAATCAGGTAACTATTGGGATAAAAATAATTTCCTGGAATACTTAGATATCACGCCAGAAAAGAAGAATGCTCTCATTGCTAATTATGGACAGGGTTCAAGATTGATGTCGAGAGTTCTTTAA
- a CDS encoding discoidin domain-containing protein: protein MGKVGLLLLTLLLGPQVFSNNALAACVNNPTNQPNSTFPALTGKLVYHSYVTYGDGTSQMFLYDFATRTLTQLSKSSWGISDPMNAHISPDGSSIVFMGIQNNSWNLYLWKLGSSALPTNLTNSNGNTRNEDPKYSFDGSSIFYKQNGDIMRMNLTTRAVVNLTKNAATIENSMPYPSVDGNTVYFAEGDNENSGIFQKNLVTGVTSPFNVEPGINNYYPIVRDANTVFFTKWISATVENDQLYTKGTAPGAVAVQLSINDCLSNNSDAAPVGSDKVIFSSTTEGGYQLYLGDLATGKRWSLTQFGINAGSTKNKLGAHYYSGTVTPPTPPTPPTPETILLSNNKPATASSSYNSSFLPALAFDGNAATRWDSIEGSAAGTQWLSVDLGVQRTINGVTLNWDAAAKAYTIQTSNDNVNWTTIHSQTNGKGGIIKITNLTGTGRYVRMYGTQRLTKWGYSLNEFQVFGY from the coding sequence ATGGGTAAAGTAGGTCTGTTACTATTAACATTGCTTCTTGGGCCGCAAGTTTTTTCAAACAATGCACTAGCTGCTTGCGTGAACAATCCAACTAATCAACCGAACTCTACTTTCCCTGCACTGACAGGAAAACTCGTCTACCACTCATACGTGACTTACGGTGATGGAACTTCTCAAATGTTTCTTTATGATTTTGCAACTCGCACTCTGACCCAATTAAGTAAATCCTCATGGGGAATTTCTGATCCGATGAATGCGCACATCTCTCCAGATGGAAGCTCTATTGTTTTCATGGGAATTCAAAATAATAGCTGGAACCTTTATCTTTGGAAGTTAGGTTCAAGTGCTCTTCCTACTAACCTGACAAACTCAAATGGTAATACGAGAAACGAAGATCCAAAATACTCTTTTGATGGCTCAAGCATTTTTTACAAACAAAATGGCGACATCATGAGAATGAATCTCACAACCCGCGCAGTAGTTAATCTTACGAAGAATGCGGCCACTATTGAGAACTCTATGCCCTATCCCTCTGTTGATGGAAACACAGTGTATTTCGCTGAAGGCGACAATGAAAACTCAGGAATTTTCCAGAAGAACTTAGTCACAGGTGTCACTTCACCATTCAATGTTGAACCTGGAATTAATAATTACTATCCAATCGTTCGCGATGCTAACACGGTCTTTTTCACAAAATGGATTAGTGCCACTGTTGAAAATGATCAACTCTATACTAAAGGGACAGCTCCCGGAGCAGTGGCCGTTCAACTTTCAATCAACGACTGTCTTTCAAATAACTCTGATGCTGCACCAGTGGGATCTGATAAGGTTATTTTTTCCAGCACGACTGAAGGTGGATATCAGCTTTACTTAGGAGATCTTGCAACAGGAAAACGTTGGAGCCTCACTCAATTTGGTATTAATGCTGGATCGACAAAAAATAAGTTAGGAGCACATTACTATTCAGGTACTGTCACTCCACCAACTCCTCCGACACCTCCGACTCCTGAAACAATTCTTCTCTCAAACAATAAACCAGCAACAGCGTCTTCAAGTTACAATTCAAGTTTTCTTCCTGCACTTGCCTTCGATGGAAACGCAGCAACTCGTTGGGATAGTATTGAAGGATCAGCAGCTGGAACTCAATGGTTAAGTGTAGACCTTGGAGTTCAACGTACAATTAATGGTGTGACATTAAACTGGGATGCGGCCGCAAAAGCTTATACAATCCAGACTTCAAATGACAACGTCAATTGGACGACGATTCATTCACAAACGAATGGTAAAGGTGGGATTATCAAAATAACAAATCTCACAGGAACAGGTCGCTATGTCAGGATGTACGGAACACAACGCCTGACTAAATGGGGTTATTCACTTAATGAATTTCAAGTTTTTGGTTACTAA
- a CDS encoding substrate-binding periplasmic protein, whose protein sequence is MKLYLILFLLFYSLDLVAQESIQVYSPYDSPPYVLNLEKGEGLVFDFVKELNETFKGKYHFVANFVTRGRLKIIFDRKDFAMIVPFVNPVWFDDMAEKKFLWTQEISKDCNVIIYRHDKPLHIKKLDDLTGLSTSVVNGQLNINIQKLYDQKKIRVENANNVVLNFLKLSKRRVDFLVIGYTLADYIIRNNKLFNLEIVETPVDVFNRKILVFSKKDARLGAVLRDQLSLMIKNGKIQKMFNKYELNSHPSICNNKLVIQ, encoded by the coding sequence ATGAAACTCTATTTAATACTATTCTTACTTTTTTATTCATTGGATTTGGTGGCCCAAGAGAGTATTCAAGTTTATTCGCCTTATGATTCGCCACCCTATGTACTTAATTTAGAAAAGGGCGAGGGATTGGTGTTTGACTTTGTTAAGGAGCTCAATGAAACCTTTAAAGGAAAATATCATTTCGTTGCAAATTTTGTTACTCGCGGAAGATTAAAAATTATTTTTGATCGAAAGGATTTTGCGATGATTGTCCCTTTTGTTAATCCTGTATGGTTTGATGATATGGCCGAAAAGAAATTCTTATGGACTCAAGAAATTTCAAAAGATTGCAATGTCATTATCTATCGGCATGATAAACCGTTACACATCAAAAAATTAGACGATCTTACAGGTCTGTCCACATCAGTCGTTAATGGGCAATTAAATATCAATATTCAAAAATTGTATGATCAAAAAAAGATACGTGTCGAGAATGCAAATAATGTTGTCCTCAATTTTTTGAAGCTTTCAAAGAGGAGAGTTGATTTTTTAGTCATAGGATACACTCTTGCAGATTATATCATTCGGAATAACAAATTATTTAATCTGGAAATAGTAGAAACACCTGTAGATGTTTTTAATAGGAAGATACTCGTTTTTTCAAAGAAAGATGCAAGACTTGGTGCCGTGCTTAGAGATCAATTATCATTGATGATTAAGAATGGAAAAATACAAAAGATGTTTAATAAATATGAACTCAATTCTCATCCATCTATTTGCAATAATAAATTGGTCATTCAGTAA